The following proteins are co-located in the Eubalaena glacialis isolate mEubGla1 chromosome 14, mEubGla1.1.hap2.+ XY, whole genome shotgun sequence genome:
- the SLC1A4 gene encoding neutral amino acid transporter A isoform X2 yields the protein MNILGLVLFALVLGVALKKLGSEGEELIRFFNALNEATMVLVSWIMWYVPVGIMFLVGSKIVEMKDIVVLVTSLGKYIFTSILGHFIHGGIVLPLIYFVFTRKNPFRFLLGLLTPFATAFATCSSSATLPSMMKCIEENNGVDKRIGRFILPIGATVNMDGAAIFQCVAAVFIAQLNNVELKAGQIFTILVTATASSVGAAGVPAGGVLTIAIILEAIGLPTHDLSLILAVDWIVDRTTTVVNVEGDALGAGILHHLNQKATKRGEQELREVKVEAVPNCKSEEETSPLVTHPNPTGLAASTPESKESVL from the exons ATGAACATTTTAGGATTGGTCCTTTTTGCCCTGGTGTTAGGAGTGGCCCTGAAGAAACTCGGCTCTGAAGGAGAAGAGCTCATTCGTTTTTTCAATGCCCTCAATGAGGCGACGATGGTGCTGGTGTCATGGATTATGTG GTACGTACCTGTGGGCATCATGTTCCTGGTTGGAAGCAAGATTGTGGAAATGAAGGACATCGTCGTGCTGGTGACCAGCCTGGGGAAATATATCTTCACATCTATATTGGGCCATTTTATTCACGGAGGAATTGTTCtgccacttatttattttgtcttcacGAGAAAAAACCCATTCAGGTTCCTCCTGGGCCTCCTCACACCATTTGCAACAGCATTTGCCACCTGCTCCAG CTCTGCAACCCTCCCCTCTATGATGAAGTGCATTGAAGAAAACAATGGTGTAGACAAGAGGATCGGCAGGTTCATCCTCCCCATCGGGGCCACTGTGAACATGGACGGGGCAGCCATCTTCCAGTGTGTGGCCGCAGTGTTCATTGCCCAGCTCAACAACGTGGAACTGAAAGCAGGCCAGATTTTCACCATTCT AGTGACAGCCACAGCGTCCAGTGTTGGAGCAGCAGGCGTGCCAGCTGGAGGGGTCCTCACCATCGCCATTATCCTGGAGGCCATTGGGCTGCCCACTCATGACCTCTCTCTGATCCTGGCTGTGGACTGGATTGT GGACCGCACCACCACCGTGGTGAACGTGGAGGGCGATGCCCTGGGTGCAGGCATCCTCCACCACCTGAATCAGAAGGCGACGAAGAGAGGCGAGCAGGAGCTGAGGGAGGTCAAAGTGGAGGCCGTCCCCAACTGCAAGTCGGAGGAGGAGACGTCACCCCTGGTGACACACCCAAACCCCACCGGCCTTGCGGCCAGCACCCCCGAGTCCAAGGAGTCAGTTCTGTGA